AAATTCCGCAACTACAAAAACATCTCTTTCTTTTGCCATTTTGAAAACACATTCAAGGAAAATCTTGCTGAGGTTATCCTTTAGAGCCTCCTTGACAACGGAACCATCAATTTTTACTCCATCTATATCCAATTCTTTCAAAAGATGATAATTTGAGTACTTAACTCCAAAATCATCAACAAGAACCCCTATTCCCAACTTACGCAGGTAGAAAATTTTTTCTTTTATACCCTCCATCTCAAGAATGTCATCTCTTTCTGTAAGTTCTACAAAAATTCTTTCTTTTGGAATTTTGTATTCGTCTACCTTTTCTAAAAACCAAAAGAAACTCTCATTTAAGAACGATGAAGAGAGGTTAAATGACACTTTACCTTCCTTTTTATAACTTTTCATAATTTCAAGCGTTTTCTCAACAATAATTTGATCTATTTTCCTTTCTATGTTTGGATAATAAGCCAGTTCAGAAAAGCTACTTGGTGATAAGTATTTTTTCTTACCAATATGAACTCTGGCAAGGGCTTCTTCAAAGAAAGTTTCCCCTGAAGAAAGGGAAACCACCTTCTGAAAAGCTACCTTTATTCTTTGCTGGTTAATAGCTTCAATAAGGTGAAAAGTTGCCTTCCTTTTGCTTAAAAGACATTCAACATCTTCCTTTCTTATTATTTTTATTCTTCCTTTGCATTCGTCAGTAAGGGTAAGGAGAGAACGTGTCAGAACCCAAGTCAAAGTGTCCGGATCAAGGGGGAACTCTAACTCTATAATTACTGCAGAAAAAGAAGGTCTTATTTCCATCATACCGTACTTTGTTGGTAGCGTTGCGAACTCCTCGGCTTCCCTTTTTAGTGCAAAAAGTCTTTCCTTCGTTTTTTCCAGGTCTAAACTTGTTAAGAGTAAAAACTCATCATTTTCTAAGCGAAAAATGGAAGATTCCCTAAATCTAAACTGAAGTAATGAAGAAACCAAAGCTAATAGCGAATTTCCAACCGGATAACCACAATAAAAGTTTATCTCTCGGAAATTGTCTAAGTCTATAAGAACAGCTGTTTTAGAATCATTTATGATTTTCCTTCCATGGCTCATAAAGTAGCTTCTGTTAGGAAGTTTCGTTATACGATCTATTTCCTTAGTCTTTTCTATGTGTTTAAGTCCGTCCATTATTACATAAACACCACTTAAAAAGACAAAGAAAATAAACTTTCTAAAAACATCTTCCTTTTCAGGAGGTATCTCTTGAAAACTTACTGTCTCCCTGTAGAAAACAGCAAAGTCTTTCAAGAAATCAACCAAGCTTATTCCTGCATCAAAATGAGTTTTGGAAATGGTTCTCAGGTAAACTTCAAGATTCGCTTCACCTCTCAAGAGAAGTTCTAAAAAGTTTTCTATGGTTCCTTCAAAAGCTTGCGAAATTTCCCTTTCTTCTAAGAATTCTGCTGATCTAGGTAGATGTTCAAAAATATACTCCTTAGTTTTCTTACTTAAGCTTTTTTTAAAATTTTCAGAGAAAAAAGGAAGTAATTCTCTAAATTTTTTTATATCTTCTTCTTTTAACCCTAACTCCTTAACTAATTCAAAGAATTCCATCTCCTCCCTTCCTTTAGATACAAGAAAAATAGAGAATAACTTGACTTACTTTTTATCACTTTATCTTATCACAATACTTAATTCTCAAGAAAGAAACTGGTAAAATTCTTGCAAAAGAAGATACTAGGAGGTCGTAATATGGAAAACTTCACTGATGTTAATCTTCAAAAAGAGATAGAGGAACTTAAATCTCTTATCAGGGATATTCCAGATTTTCCAAAGCCAGGAATTGTTTTTAAAGATATAACTCCTCTTCTTGCCAAACCTTGGGCTTTTCAAAAAGTGATTGATTACATCGGAAACAGGTACATTGGACTTGGAATTGATATAGTGGTAGGAATTGAATCAAGAGGTTTTATATTAGCCTCTGCCCTTGCTTATAAGATTGGAGCAGGATTAGCTATTATTAGAAAACCTGGGAAACTTCCATATAAAACGATAAGTGCTACTTATACCTTAGAGTATGGAGAAGATACAATAGAAATTCACCAAGATGCCATTACAAATGGAATGAAGGTCGTTCTAATCGATGACGTTCTTGCAACAGGCGGTACTATGAGTGCGGCTATTGACCTCGTAGAACAGCTTGGTGGAAACATTGTAAGTGTTGATTTCCTCTTAGAACTCACTTTCCTCGGAGGAAGGAAAAAAATTACTGATAGAGGATACCCTGTATTTTCATTAATTAAGGTTTAAATTTAGGGGGATCCATATCCCCCTTTAAAACCCTATCGGAGAAGGTAAGTGGGAAGAATATTAATTCTTTTTGTTTTGCTTTTCTCTTTTTCTGTGAATTCCAAAGCTTCCACTTGGTACAAAGAAAAGCTTCTCCCGGACTTTGCATCAACTATCTACGACAGAAACGGAAACGTTATAGGTTTTTTCTACAGTGGTAAATTTAGACTCTACGCTCCATATAAGGAAATTCCAGATACTCTTATAAAAGCTGTTATAACTGCTGAGGATGAAAGATTTTTTGAACATAAAGGTATAGACCCTGTTGGAATCTTAAGGGCTGCCATAACAGACATATCAAAAGGAAAAGTTGTTCAAGGTGGTAGTACCATAACTCAACAGCTTGCAAAGTTAATATACCTGTCACCCAAAAGAAGCATAGATAGAAAGCTAAAAGAGCTTGCCCTTGCTAAAAAACTTGAAGAAAACTTAACAAAAGAGGAGATTTTAGAACTTTACCTTAACTATATTTACCTTTCCAACGGAGCTTACGGAGTAAAAGCTGCTTCTTGGGTTCTCTTTGGAACTTTGAATTTAGAAAAACTTACAGTTGCCCAGTGTGCCTTGTTAGCAGGTATCATAAGAGGACCAGAGTACTATAACCCTTTCAAACACCCAGAAAGGGCAATAAAGAGACGGAACTTTATTTTAAAGAAAATGCTTAAGGCAGGTTATATTTCAAAAGAAGAATTCGAAAAAGCCATAAAAGAACCCTTAACTCCCTTAAAGAAACCCAACCGACCTAAGGTAGCTGGCTATGAACTAGATCTTGTTAAGTTTGAAATAGCAAGAAGAAAAATCGTTCCGTATAGAACTATTTTTACCAAGGGCTACAAGATAAAAACGACGATAGATAAAGAAATACAGAATTTTGCCCAGAGGATTCTTTCTTGGTATAACGAAAGGTATGCAGAAGTTCACAATGTACCTGATCTTCAGTGTGCCGGAATGGCTATAAATAGACGTGGAGAGGTCTTATTTGTTGTTGGAGGTAAAGACTACAACGAAAGTAAACTAAATAGGGCTTTTCAGATCTTAAGACCCATAGGTTCTACTGCAAAACCTATAACTTATCTTACAGCTTTCCAAAAAGGCTGGTCTCCTTTAGATTTTGTTTCCAACGAACCTATAGAAATTCCAATGGAAATAGATAACAGTACTGGAAAGGTAATAAAATGGTGGAGACCTGAAAACTACAGTGGAAGATTTTCTCCTTTCGTTCAGGTTAGAAAAGCGCTTATAAAATCCATTAACGTAGCAACCGTCCACTTAGCTTTAAACTTTCCAAACGCTATAAAGAAAAACTTTGTTAAATTTGAGTTTATAAACGGTTCTTCTTTTGATTTATCTTACGTTCTTGGAAGTTTCCCAGCAAACCTTTACAGGATAGTTAGGGCATATTCAGCAATACAAGATGATGGTTTATTAAAAGAACCTTTTGTTATAAAGGAAATAGGAAGTAGAAAAGGAAAAATCCTTTATAAAGGAAAACCTATTGTAAAAACTGTTTCAGATCCTTTGTCCATCCAAATCTTAAGGTCTGTTATGCAAGATGTTGTAAAGGAAGGAACGGCTAGAAGAATTTCTTACTTGACAAAGTGGTTTGATGTAGCAGGAAAAACGGGAACTACGAACGATTTTAGAGATACCTATTTCACAGGTTTTACAACTTCATTCATTATGAGTGTTTGGTTTGGGAGAGATAGTTATGAAACTATGTGGAAAGGATCTACAGGTGGTGGTGTTGCAAGTCCTCCATGGGCAAAAATAGCTAAGAAAATTTGTTCAAAATACGGTTGTGGACAGTTCAACCCACCTTATGAGGATGTTGTGGAGAATTACCCGTTACCTACACATTTCCCTGAAAAGGAAATGGAAGAAATCTTTTACGAAGAGCTTGTTAAAGAAGCAGAAGTTAAGTAACCCCAAGTGTTATAATTCCTTCACAAACTTCAAGGAGGTTTCTTAAGTGGAAAAGATAATTCCTATTGCAATAGAAGAAGAAATGAAACAGTCCTACCTCGATTATGCCATGAGTGTAATCGTAGGTAGGGCTTTACCGGATGTAAGAGATGGACTAAAACCTGTTCATAGAAGAATTC
The sequence above is a segment of the Desulfurobacteriaceae bacterium genome. Coding sequences within it:
- a CDS encoding PBP1A family penicillin-binding protein; this encodes MGRILILFVLLFSFSVNSKASTWYKEKLLPDFASTIYDRNGNVIGFFYSGKFRLYAPYKEIPDTLIKAVITAEDERFFEHKGIDPVGILRAAITDISKGKVVQGGSTITQQLAKLIYLSPKRSIDRKLKELALAKKLEENLTKEEILELYLNYIYLSNGAYGVKAASWVLFGTLNLEKLTVAQCALLAGIIRGPEYYNPFKHPERAIKRRNFILKKMLKAGYISKEEFEKAIKEPLTPLKKPNRPKVAGYELDLVKFEIARRKIVPYRTIFTKGYKIKTTIDKEIQNFAQRILSWYNERYAEVHNVPDLQCAGMAINRRGEVLFVVGGKDYNESKLNRAFQILRPIGSTAKPITYLTAFQKGWSPLDFVSNEPIEIPMEIDNSTGKVIKWWRPENYSGRFSPFVQVRKALIKSINVATVHLALNFPNAIKKNFVKFEFINGSSFDLSYVLGSFPANLYRIVRAYSAIQDDGLLKEPFVIKEIGSRKGKILYKGKPIVKTVSDPLSIQILRSVMQDVVKEGTARRISYLTKWFDVAGKTGTTNDFRDTYFTGFTTSFIMSVWFGRDSYETMWKGSTGGGVASPPWAKIAKKICSKYGCGQFNPPYEDVVENYPLPTHFPEKEMEEIFYEELVKEAEVK
- a CDS encoding adenine phosphoribosyltransferase encodes the protein MEELKSLIRDIPDFPKPGIVFKDITPLLAKPWAFQKVIDYIGNRYIGLGIDIVVGIESRGFILASALAYKIGAGLAIIRKPGKLPYKTISATYTLEYGEDTIEIHQDAITNGMKVVLIDDVLATGGTMSAAIDLVEQLGGNIVSVDFLLELTFLGGRKKITDRGYPVFSLIKV
- a CDS encoding bifunctional diguanylate cyclase/phosphodiesterase, with the protein product MEFFELVKELGLKEEDIKKFRELLPFFSENFKKSLSKKTKEYIFEHLPRSAEFLEEREISQAFEGTIENFLELLLRGEANLEVYLRTISKTHFDAGISLVDFLKDFAVFYRETVSFQEIPPEKEDVFRKFIFFVFLSGVYVIMDGLKHIEKTKEIDRITKLPNRSYFMSHGRKIINDSKTAVLIDLDNFREINFYCGYPVGNSLLALVSSLLQFRFRESSIFRLENDEFLLLTSLDLEKTKERLFALKREAEEFATLPTKYGMMEIRPSFSAVIIELEFPLDPDTLTWVLTRSLLTLTDECKGRIKIIRKEDVECLLSKRKATFHLIEAINQQRIKVAFQKVVSLSSGETFFEEALARVHIGKKKYLSPSSFSELAYYPNIERKIDQIIVEKTLEIMKSYKKEGKVSFNLSSSFLNESFFWFLEKVDEYKIPKERIFVELTERDDILEMEGIKEKIFYLRKLGIGVLVDDFGVKYSNYHLLKELDIDGVKIDGSVVKEALKDNLSKIFLECVFKMAKERDVFVVAEFVENQELEELLRDLSLETGQNRVFCQGFLYGKPVII